In the genome of Streptomyces sp. SAI-127, the window CGCCCAGATGCGGGAGATGGCGCTCGACGCCCGGTGGTGGAGCGGCAGTTAGAAGAACTCCGACCACGGCTGGTCCCAGATCTGCTTCACGCACAGGACCAGGAACAGCAGGCCCGCGATCGCCAGCATCGCGTTGCTCAGGGGGCCGTTGCGCCACTCCCTGGGCGTGCGGGAGGTGTTCAGCAGCCACATCAGCGTGCCGGCCAGGAAGGGGAGGAAGGCCGCGCCGAGGACGCCGTAGATGATGATCAGGCGGAAGGGCTGGCCCTGGAAGAGCAGGACCATCGGGGGGAACGTCAGCCAGAGCAGATAGGCGCGGAAGGGCCAGGAGCGCTCGCGCGAGCCGGACGCGACCTCCTGGCCGGAGGCCTTCGCCGCCTCGCCGCCGCGGTACCGCGCCACGAAGTCCGCGAACATCAGACTCACCCCGTGCCAGACGCCGATCAGCGAGGTGAAGGAGGTGGCGAAGAAGCCGATCAGGAAGAACTTGGCGGTCGCCGACCCGTACTCGTCCTCCAGGATGTCGCTCAGCTGGATGAGCCCCTTGTCGCCGCTCGCGATCGCCACGTCGGCGCTGTGCAGCAGTTCCGCGCCGACGAAGAGCATGGCGACGACGAAGATGCCGGTGGTGATGTAGGCGACCCGGTTGTCGAGGCGCATCACCTTCATCCAGCCGGTGTTGGTCCACCCCTTGGCGTTGACCCAGTAGCCGTACGCCGCGAGCGTGATCGTGCCGCCGACGCCGCCGATCAGACCGAGGGTGTTGAGGATCGAGTCCTTCTCGTCGGGCAGGACGGGGAGCAGGCCCGCGAAGGCGTCGGGGAGGTTCGGGGTGACCCTGATCGCCAGGTACACCGTCACCACGAACATGACGCCCACCAGGACCGTCATGACCTTCTCGAACACCGCGTACTTGTTGAACCAGACGAAGACCAGGCCGACCAGACCGCACGCGATGGCCCACCATTCGAGGTCCATCACGTCCGGGAACAGCGCCTGAAGGGGCAGCGCGCT includes:
- a CDS encoding Nramp family divalent metal transporter codes for the protein MADTTDNTVTGEANSVPRKSSWRYIGPGIVVAATGVGAGDLVATLIAGSNFGYTLLWAAVIGCLVKISLAEAAGRWHLSTGSTLFDGWASLGRWTTWFFAVYVVIWGFVYGAAAMSSSALPLQALFPDVMDLEWWAIACGLVGLVFVWFNKYAVFEKVMTVLVGVMFVVTVYLAIRVTPNLPDAFAGLLPVLPDEKDSILNTLGLIGGVGGTITLAAYGYWVNAKGWTNTGWMKVMRLDNRVAYITTGIFVVAMLFVGAELLHSADVAIASGDKGLIQLSDILEDEYGSATAKFFLIGFFATSFTSLIGVWHGVSLMFADFVARYRGGEAAKASGQEVASGSRERSWPFRAYLLWLTFPPMVLLFQGQPFRLIIIYGVLGAAFLPFLAGTLMWLLNTSRTPREWRNGPLSNAMLAIAGLLFLVLCVKQIWDQPWSEFF